Below is a genomic region from Persicimonas caeni.
TCGAGCCGGACACCTGGTACTACTATCGGTTTCGCGTCGGCGCGCAGTGGACGAGCCCCACCGGCCGCACGCGCACCTTTCCTCGGCCGGGCGAGTCCCCCGTGCGGCTGCGTCTGGCGACCGCCTCCTGCCAGAACTGGCGTCACGGCTACTACAGCGCGTACCGACACTTGGCTGCCGAGGAAATCGATCTGGTCGCCTTTCTGGGGGACTACATCTACGAGTCGGGCGTGCAGGGGCCGGTGCGCGACCACGACGGTCCGCGGCCGAAAGACCTGGACGGGTTTCGCAACCGCTACGGCCTCTACAAGTCGGACCCCGACCTGCAGGCTGCGCATGCGCGGTGTCCGTGGATCTTTACGTGGGACGACCACGAGGTGAAGAATAACTACGCCGACCTGGACATCCCAGGCGTGTCGGTGGACGAGGCCAAGGCGCTCAGAGCGGCGGCCTATCAGGCCTACTACGAGCACATGCCGCTTCGTATCCCGGCTCCCGACGAGCCGGCCGACATGCAGATCTATCGGCGCCTGCAGTTTGGCGATCTGGTCAACTTCCACGTGCTCGACGGCCGCCAATATCGCACCGACCAGCCGTGCAACGACGACGCCGGACTCGCCTGCGGCGAAGAGAAGGACGAAGCCAACACCATGCTCGGCGCCGAGCAGCGCGCCTGGCTCGAGGGCGGGCTGCGCGCGTCGAAGACGACCTGGAACGCCATCGTCCAGCAGACGGTCTTCGCCTCGCTCAACCTGGGCGGCGGCGTGCTCAACCCCGACCAGTGGGACGGCTACATGGTCGAGCGCCAGCGTTTGTTGTCGGTCTTTGCAGAGGAGGGCGTGCGCAACGTCGTGGTGCACACCGGCGACATCCACGCCGCCATCTTCGCCACGCTGCACCGCGACGCCAATGACTTCGACTCGGAGGTCGTCGGCGTCGAATGTGTCACCACCTCGATTTCGTCGAACGGATTGTCCGAGAGCAGGATGCCCTCCGACCTGATCCGGCGCGTGATGAACAACCAGAAGAATATCGGCTACTTCGACCCGGACCGGCGTGGCTACTGCGTCTGCGAGTACACGCCCGAGAAATTCACCGTCGAGTACAAGAGCGTATCGACGGTCGAATCACGCGAGGCGGAGTTGAGCGTGGATGGGGTCTTCGAAATAAAGAGGGACTAAGGGTAACTAATACTACCTGATTACCTTCTCGCGAATCCGCATGAACACTCGCCGTCCGACATCACGAAGCTTCGATCTCGGTCGGAGCTCTGCTGACTCAGTCGGCGGCGGTGATTCATGCGGGCCATACGGTCGTCTACAGTGGATACAATGGCCTAGTCGCTCCATGAGTGCCTCTTCAAGGTTTCGCCTGACGCGGCCAATCGACGGCGCGCGCTTCAGGGGGAAAAACCTGGCGGTGAAGCGCCAGGTAGTACATCGCGGCCATGCACAGGACCAAATGATGGTGAAACCCGCGCCACATCCGGCCCTGGTAGTCCTTGAGGCCAAGCTCCTGTTTCAGGTCTTGGTAGTCACGCTCGATTCTCCAGCGCAGCATGGCCAGACGGACAAGTCGTCTGATCGAGGTACGCTGCGAGAGGTTCGAAAACCAGTAGTGGCGCGGCTCCTTTTCGCCCTCGGGCCACTCGATGAGAAGCCATTGCTCTTCTTCGAGTTCTTTCCCGAAATGGCGACCCTGAGCAGGTACGACGCGAAGAGCGGCAAAGCGCGAGCTAAGCTCGCCCTTGGTGCCCTCGCGCCAGGTGATGGTGCAAAAAGCTTTGTCAGGCAAGGCTTTGGCCACCTCAAAAAGGGACATTGCCTCCTGGTCGTGGTGACGAAGCTTATTGGGCCGCATGACCGTCACATTCTTTCGTGTGCCGCCCATGTACTCGAGGCCTCGCATCTGCAGGCTCTTTCGAAACTCCTGATTGGCCCCAAAGTCGGCATCAGCCACCACGACCTTCTGGGCGCAGCCGGCATCGAGGAGGCGGTCGATCTGGTCGACCGCCATTTGAGGCTTGGAGCGAAACTCGATGTCTTCAGGCACACCAACTTCGGCTCGCCGGTCTGGATCGAAAGCCCACTCCTCGGGCAAAAACAGGTCCATGATCAGCGGCAGGCTCAAGGTCGAGGTCGACAGATGCACGCTGACCAAGACCTGACAGTTGGCCAGTTTGCCAAGCTCGCCGCAGTACTGATGGGCCACGCCCACGCTTTTGTCGCCCTTCTTGGGAATCCCCGACGAGTCGATAATCCAGGCACTGGCATTGGGCATGATCTGGTAGGCCAGCGCCCAGAGCCGCTCAGTGACCGCCTCGGTAGGCCACTCATTGAGCGTCGAGCGGGTCAGCTTCTGGCGATAGGCATCCGCCTTGTGCGGCGCTGGTGCCAGATGAGCGCCCGAGACCTCGCTGTTTTTGCGGTCGATCGTCAGCAGGCGCGACTGGACATACAGACCCAGGTTATCTCGCGTGGTCTTGTATCCGATGCCATCGAAGGCGTAGTCGACGAAAGCATCGAAGTCGCGAAAGTCCGAAAGCGCAGGCGTGGTCGTATCCATCGGCGTCCTCCCAGAAAGAGCGGGGGTCCAACACGGAGTCGACCTGAATGTCGGCGCAATTCTCATTTCACGAAGCTAATCAGGTAGTACTAAGTGCGACTAAGGGTAACTAAGTGCGACTAAGGGTAACTAAGTGCGACTAAGGGTGGCTAAGGGTGACTAAGTGAGACTAAGGGGAACGAAGTAACCTTTAGTAACCCTAAGTAACCTTTAGTAACCCTAAGTAACCTTTAGTAACCCTAAGTAACCTTTAGTAACCCTAAGTAACCCCAAGTAACCCTTCACTCATTGATGTAATCCATCACAAAATGTGAGTTCCCACTCACCTGCGCCTTGGCGCCCTGGATAGTCATCTGCAGGGTGTACTTGCATTTGACGTCGTAGCGGTAGGGGTTGCTCACCGTCGAGGCGACCATCTTGGCGGCGGCGCCGTAGTTCTCGAGCAGGTCGATGCGCTTGAAGCTCTTGCCGCGCATGACCAGCTTGATCGAGTCTTTGCCGTCCTTGCCGTCGATCTGGATGGCCATCGGGAACTTGTAGCCCCCTTTGGGATCTTTGCGCATCCGCGCGAAGCGAATCGTGGCGTCGGGGTCCGAGAAGACGATCTTGTCTTTGTAGCCGACCACCGCCCAGGTGTAGGAGCGGCTGCCGTAGTCGGAGTGCAGCTTGATCTCGCGCCACATCACGAACACGTCGTTGTTGTAGGTGCGAAACCGCGAGAAGCGCTTGGCGAAGTCGAACGGAGCGATATTGGTGGCGACGTGGTCGGCGTAGCCCTTCTTGGTGCCTTTGACCTTGATCGTTTTGCCACCGATGGTCACCTCGCCGGTGACGTTGGCGCGCGGGGCGAGCATGTTGAACTTGTAGTAGCCGTCCTTGACCTTGATCTCGCCCGAGCCGGGCTTCCACATCGGGGTCGTGTTCTTGAACAGCAGCTTGAAGCTGACGTCGTCGCCCTTGTGGGTCACCACGAAGGTATTCTTGCCCCGAGCGCGCACCCGAGTGTCGGCGATGTCGATGTCGAACTTTTTGCTCGAGTAGCTCCACTCGTCGTCGTCGGCCTTCTCTTTGAACTTGTACTTGTCGTGGCCGGGAAGGCGCACGCGCACAGCCGCGCCGCCTTGGCCGTCGCCCCAGCCCAGGTTCGACACCGTCCAGTCCACGCCGATATGGCCGCCTCCATCGAGGTCGACCGCGAAGGTGTAGCGCTCCGTATATGCCTCGTCGCTGCTCATCTTCGGGATCATGTCCGAGACGCTCGGCGTCGACGAACTCTTTCCTTTCGACCAGCCCTGAGTCTGCGCGCTGGCGGTCGAGATGCCCGTGGC
It encodes:
- a CDS encoding alkaline phosphatase D family protein, which produces MTDKPEAERLDDRSSLTLSRREFVGFIGATLAASACGGLEQEQAPSAPLLAANPFSLGVASGDPLSTGVVLWTRLAPEPIAGGGMPDEPVPVIWEVSRQPDFYGIEAYGWAWADPDFAHSVHVDVDGLEPDTWYYYRFRVGAQWTSPTGRTRTFPRPGESPVRLRLATASCQNWRHGYYSAYRHLAAEEIDLVAFLGDYIYESGVQGPVRDHDGPRPKDLDGFRNRYGLYKSDPDLQAAHARCPWIFTWDDHEVKNNYADLDIPGVSVDEAKALRAAAYQAYYEHMPLRIPAPDEPADMQIYRRLQFGDLVNFHVLDGRQYRTDQPCNDDAGLACGEEKDEANTMLGAEQRAWLEGGLRASKTTWNAIVQQTVFASLNLGGGVLNPDQWDGYMVERQRLLSVFAEEGVRNVVVHTGDIHAAIFATLHRDANDFDSEVVGVECVTTSISSNGLSESRMPSDLIRRVMNNQKNIGYFDPDRRGYCVCEYTPEKFTVEYKSVSTVESREAELSVDGVFEIKRD
- a CDS encoding IS701 family transposase is translated as MDTTTPALSDFRDFDAFVDYAFDGIGYKTTRDNLGLYVQSRLLTIDRKNSEVSGAHLAPAPHKADAYRQKLTRSTLNEWPTEAVTERLWALAYQIMPNASAWIIDSSGIPKKGDKSVGVAHQYCGELGKLANCQVLVSVHLSTSTLSLPLIMDLFLPEEWAFDPDRRAEVGVPEDIEFRSKPQMAVDQIDRLLDAGCAQKVVVADADFGANQEFRKSLQMRGLEYMGGTRKNVTVMRPNKLRHHDQEAMSLFEVAKALPDKAFCTITWREGTKGELSSRFAALRVVPAQGRHFGKELEEEQWLLIEWPEGEKEPRHYWFSNLSQRTSIRRLVRLAMLRWRIERDYQDLKQELGLKDYQGRMWRGFHHHLVLCMAAMYYLALHRQVFPPEARAVDWPRQAKP
- a CDS encoding carotenoid 1,2-hydratase, producing MKHIVLFVASLALGATVVLATGISTASAQTQGWSKGKSSSTPSVSDMIPKMSSDEAYTERYTFAVDLDGGGHIGVDWTVSNLGWGDGQGGAAVRVRLPGHDKYKFKEKADDDEWSYSSKKFDIDIADTRVRARGKNTFVVTHKGDDVSFKLLFKNTTPMWKPGSGEIKVKDGYYKFNMLAPRANVTGEVTIGGKTIKVKGTKKGYADHVATNIAPFDFAKRFSRFRTYNNDVFVMWREIKLHSDYGSRSYTWAVVGYKDKIVFSDPDATIRFARMRKDPKGGYKFPMAIQIDGKDGKDSIKLVMRGKSFKRIDLLENYGAAAKMVASTVSNPYRYDVKCKYTLQMTIQGAKAQVSGNSHFVMDYINE